The following proteins are encoded in a genomic region of Syngnathus acus chromosome 22, fSynAcu1.2, whole genome shotgun sequence:
- the tmem30b gene encoding cell cycle control protein 50B, whose product MACPTAGLKKKAGSRQVKVSRSLCVAGLPKKSWFESLIVSERMVKEENELVNRPDNTAFTQQRLPAWQPMLSAGIIIPGFILIGLAFIGIGVALLITSRSIQVLELDYTGVDQNSPCFRCSDPAVRNCNCTLQFSNDRLIEGPVFFYYGLSNYFQNYRRYGVSRDDGQLYGDLSYFKEPYDQCEPYRFGGGNNQPIVPCGSIANSMFNDTFRLFQNINGQRQEVPLDGKGIAWWTDSNIKFRNPTVTPLRNAFNGTVKPPFWPRPAYELDTSDPTNNGFINQDFLVWMRTAALPDFRKLYRRITDGNYADGLPAGNYSLDIAYNYPVMSFSGRKSVVFSNVSWMGGKNEFLGIAYLVIGTLCIVMSVVMLIVYAKFKFPEEE is encoded by the exons ATGGCCTGTCCAACG GcgggtctaaaaaaaaaagcaggaagtAGACAGGTAAAGGTGAGCCGCTCGCTGTGCGTCGCAGGCCTACCCAAAAAGTCGTGGTTCGAGTCGCTAATTGT AAGTGAAAGAATGgtaaaggaagaaaatgagtTGGTCAACCGGCCTGACAACACTGCCTTCACGCAGCAGAGGCTCCCAGCCTGGCAGCCCATGCTCTCCGCCGGAATCATCATCCCCGGGTTTATCCTCATCGGTCTGGCCTTCATCGGCATCGGCGTTGCCCTCTTGATCACCTCGCGAAGCATCCAAGTACTGGAG CTCGACTACACGGGCGTGGACCAGAACTCTCCATGCTTTAGGTGTTCGGACCCTGCCGTGAGGAACTGTAATTGCACGCTACAGTTTTCCAACGACCGCTTGATTGAG GGGCCGGTGTTCTTTTATTATGGCTTGTCCAACTATTTCCAGAACTACAGAAGGTACGGCGTCTCCAGAGATGATGGCCAACTTTATGGAGACTTGTCCTATTTCAAG GAACCCTATGATCAATGCGAGCCCTACCGATTTGGCGGCGGCAACAACCAACCGATCGTGCCTTGTGGCTCGATAGCAAACAGCATGTTTAACG ACACATTCAGGCTGTTTCAGAACATAAACGGCCAGCGGCAGGAGGTCCCCTTGGACGGCAAAGGGATCGCTTGGTGGACTGATTCCAATATCAAGTTCAGAAACCCCACTGTCACACCCCTGAGGAACGCATTTAATG GCACCGTGAAGCCGCCGTTTTGGCCCAGACCGGCTTATGAGCTGGACACCTCGGACCCTACCAATAACGGCTTCATTAATCAAGATTTCCTGGTGTGGATGCGAACGGCCGCGCTGCCGGATTTCCGCAAACTGTACCGGCGGATCACCGACGGCAACTACGCCGACGGCCTGCCAGCAGGAAACTATTCTCTCGATATCGCTTACA ACTATCCTGTGATGAGCTTCAGTGGCAGAAAGAGCGTGGTCTTCAGTAACGTGTCATGGATGGGGGGCAAGAACGAGTTCCTGGGTATCGCCTACCTGGTCATCGGCACGCTGTGCATCGTCATGTCAGTGGTCATGCTCATTGTTTATGCTAAATTTAAGTTCCCCGAGGAGGAGTGA